In Haloplanus rubicundus, one DNA window encodes the following:
- the coxB gene encoding cytochrome c oxidase subunit II translates to MKRTRWLVRLGALALVASLFATPAAAQSVNRAAIDELNTQLLYVALPLALFVEVTLVYAIYRFRNNDDPSPTVDDPALEITWTAATAVILVFVGVSAYFTMANPYLTPATMDDGSASAAAADAPTDDVVIEIEAYQWGWAVHYPDADVTVRDRIVIPVDRDVRFVLTSRDVIHSIYVPSLGIKQDIIPGTEGVARTRATETGEYRLYCAELCGDGHARMDGQVAVLNGSAYGAWVEEQAEG, encoded by the coding sequence GTGAAGCGCACGCGGTGGCTCGTCCGTCTCGGCGCACTCGCCCTCGTCGCGTCCCTGTTCGCGACGCCAGCCGCCGCCCAGTCGGTCAACCGGGCCGCCATCGACGAGTTGAACACACAGCTCCTGTACGTCGCGCTCCCGCTTGCCCTGTTCGTCGAGGTGACGCTCGTCTACGCCATCTACCGCTTCCGGAACAACGACGACCCGAGTCCGACGGTCGACGACCCGGCGCTGGAGATTACGTGGACCGCCGCGACGGCCGTCATCCTCGTGTTCGTCGGCGTCTCGGCGTACTTCACGATGGCGAACCCGTATCTCACGCCGGCGACGATGGACGACGGAAGCGCCAGTGCGGCGGCGGCCGACGCCCCGACCGACGACGTGGTGATCGAAATCGAGGCCTACCAGTGGGGCTGGGCCGTCCACTACCCCGACGCGGACGTGACGGTCCGGGACCGGATCGTCATCCCGGTGGATCGGGACGTACGGTTCGTCCTCACCTCACGGGACGTGATCCACTCCATCTACGTCCCGTCGCTCGGCATCAAACAGGACATCATCCCCGGCACGGAGGGCGTGGCGCGGACCCGCGCGACCGAGACGGGGGAGTACCGGCTCTACTGCGCCGAACTCTGTGGCGACGGCCACGCCCGGATGGACGGACAGGTCGCCGTATTGAATGGATCGGCGTACGGGGCGTGGGTCGAGGAGCAGGCCGAGGGCTGA
- a CDS encoding amino acid permease, protein MKELERDLGLPSVLAISIGAMIGSGIFILPALALEIAGPAVVLAYLLAGLLVVPAALSKSEMATAMPEAGGTYIYIERGMGPLLGTVAGVGTWFSLSFKGALALVGGVPYLLLLFDLPLQPVALGLATLLILVNVVGAKQTGRLQLAIVVVMLAALGWFAAGSAPGVQSANYAGFFDSGLGGLLAATGLVFVSYAGVTKVASIAEEVEHPGRNIPLGILGSLAFTTLLYVAIVAVLVGITDPGSVAGSLTPVAVAAEVTLGRAGVVAVILAAILALVSTANAGILSSSRYPFAMSRDQLAPPSLSTVSERFGTPVTSITLTGAVLLALIAFVPILEIAKLASAFQIMVFALINVAVVAFREGNTEYDPEFTSPLYPWMQLFGAVTGILLLTQMGPVALVGAAVITLGSVGWYLGYVRPRVRRDGVAADAIRRQVGRNALTDVEAEADERAHTVLVALTKAVGEARERSLVAMAADIVRPHDGRVLVVRFEEIPDQAPLTESATAQSPADRSFERRVEDLAAEFDVAVEADEVVSHDTKHAIVNVAESHGVDAVVAEHEPLRLRSRLLGDPVDWVVRHAPCDVLLVDNIGYDAPERIVLSGDGSPYDSRAVSVAEAFATANDGHLSLWYPDGDADDTTKYRRTMADYRSALSTLLDVPVRAESVRTDGGRPADPDVLVRAGADHRLRSAVLDERPQLPTSNCTTVTVYPVSTRRPPLVRRLLERVVF, encoded by the coding sequence ATGAAGGAGCTGGAACGTGACCTCGGCCTCCCGTCGGTGCTCGCCATCAGCATCGGCGCCATGATCGGGAGCGGCATCTTCATCCTGCCGGCGCTGGCGCTGGAAATCGCCGGACCAGCCGTCGTCCTCGCCTATCTCCTCGCCGGCCTGCTCGTGGTGCCGGCCGCGCTCTCGAAATCCGAGATGGCGACCGCGATGCCGGAGGCCGGCGGCACCTACATCTACATCGAGCGCGGGATGGGCCCGCTGCTCGGCACCGTCGCCGGCGTCGGCACGTGGTTCTCGCTCTCGTTCAAGGGCGCGCTCGCGCTCGTCGGCGGCGTTCCCTACCTCCTGCTCCTGTTCGACCTCCCGCTCCAGCCCGTCGCCTTGGGGCTGGCGACGCTTCTGATCCTCGTGAACGTCGTCGGCGCGAAACAGACGGGGCGGCTCCAACTGGCCATCGTCGTCGTCATGCTCGCGGCGCTCGGCTGGTTCGCCGCCGGGAGCGCACCGGGCGTCCAGTCGGCGAACTACGCCGGCTTCTTCGATTCGGGTCTCGGCGGCCTCCTCGCCGCGACTGGGCTGGTGTTCGTCTCCTACGCCGGCGTCACCAAGGTGGCGAGCATCGCCGAGGAGGTGGAGCATCCCGGCCGCAACATCCCGCTCGGCATCCTCGGCTCCCTCGCGTTCACGACGCTCCTGTACGTGGCCATCGTCGCCGTCCTCGTCGGGATCACCGACCCCGGGAGCGTCGCCGGCTCGCTGACGCCGGTGGCCGTCGCCGCCGAAGTCACCCTCGGCCGGGCCGGCGTCGTCGCCGTCATCCTCGCGGCCATCCTCGCGCTCGTCTCGACGGCCAACGCCGGCATCCTCTCCTCGTCGCGCTACCCGTTCGCGATGAGCCGGGATCAGTTGGCGCCGCCGTCGCTCTCGACGGTCAGCGAGCGGTTCGGGACGCCCGTCACCTCCATCACGCTCACCGGCGCCGTGTTGCTGGCGCTCATCGCCTTCGTCCCCATCCTGGAGATCGCGAAACTCGCGAGCGCCTTCCAGATCATGGTGTTCGCGCTGATCAACGTCGCCGTCGTCGCGTTCCGTGAAGGGAACACGGAGTACGACCCCGAGTTCACCTCGCCGCTCTACCCGTGGATGCAGCTGTTCGGCGCCGTCACGGGGATCCTCCTGTTGACGCAGATGGGACCGGTCGCGCTCGTCGGCGCCGCCGTCATCACGCTCGGGAGCGTCGGCTGGTATCTGGGCTACGTCCGCCCGCGGGTGCGTCGGGACGGCGTCGCGGCCGACGCCATCCGGCGTCAGGTCGGTCGGAACGCGCTCACCGACGTCGAGGCCGAGGCGGACGAGCGAGCACATACGGTGCTCGTCGCGCTGACGAAGGCCGTCGGCGAGGCCCGGGAGCGGTCGCTCGTCGCCATGGCCGCGGACATCGTCCGCCCCCACGACGGCCGCGTCCTCGTCGTCCGCTTCGAGGAGATTCCGGATCAGGCGCCGCTCACCGAGTCCGCGACGGCCCAGTCCCCGGCCGACCGCTCCTTCGAGCGACGGGTCGAGGACCTCGCCGCCGAGTTCGACGTCGCCGTCGAGGCCGACGAAGTCGTCAGCCACGACACGAAACACGCTATCGTCAACGTCGCCGAGAGCCACGGCGTCGACGCCGTGGTCGCCGAACACGAACCCCTCCGGCTCCGCTCGCGCCTGCTCGGCGACCCGGTCGACTGGGTCGTCCGGCACGCCCCCTGTGACGTGCTCCTCGTCGACAACATCGGCTACGACGCCCCGGAACGGATCGTCCTCTCGGGCGACGGGAGCCCGTACGACTCCCGCGCGGTGTCGGTCGCGGAGGCGTTCGCGACGGCGAACGACGGGCACCTCTCGCTCTGGTACCCCGACGGCGACGCCGACGACACGACGAAGTACCGGCGCACGATGGCCGACTACCGGTCGGCGCTGTCGACGCTGCTCGACGTGCCGGTTCGCGCCGAATCCGTCCGCACCGACGGTGGCCGCCCGGCCGACCCCGACGTGCTCGTCCGCGCCGGCGCCGACCACCGACTCCGGTCCGCCGTCCTCGACGAGCGGCCACAGCTCCCGACGTCCAACTGTACGACCGTCACCGTCTACCCCGTCTCGACGCGCCGCCCGCCGCTCGTGCGCCGGCTACTCGAACGGGTCGTCTTCTGA
- a CDS encoding cytochrome c oxidase subunit 3, whose protein sequence is MTTVEHAGHGEGEHTSRWPLVTAVGAAALYVGAGLALVGLDLVPAVLPAVLVGGGALGFVGGLAGWFAEAFLVDYWDEREDVYTGGMVLFLVSDVSTFLAGFVYYGFIRIGAWPPTELPPLLGSLVVVNTLILVASSLTLHYGHGALEAGNRRGFLAGLGVTTLLGVVFLGGQALEYYEFVTHEHFTLAGGAFATAFYGLTGLHGLHVTLGVVLLGITLGRALRGSFGPERDTSIRTVSLYWHFVDVVWILLVVVLYVGAVVG, encoded by the coding sequence GTGACGACGGTAGAGCACGCGGGTCACGGCGAGGGCGAACACACCAGCAGGTGGCCGCTCGTCACCGCCGTCGGTGCCGCGGCGCTGTACGTCGGCGCCGGACTCGCGCTCGTCGGTCTCGACCTCGTGCCCGCCGTCCTCCCGGCGGTGCTCGTGGGCGGCGGCGCACTCGGCTTCGTCGGCGGCCTCGCCGGGTGGTTCGCCGAGGCGTTCCTCGTCGACTACTGGGACGAGAGAGAGGACGTCTACACCGGCGGGATGGTCCTCTTTCTCGTCTCGGACGTGTCGACGTTCCTCGCCGGCTTCGTCTACTACGGCTTCATCCGGATCGGAGCGTGGCCGCCGACGGAGTTGCCCCCCTTACTGGGCTCGCTCGTCGTCGTGAACACCCTCATTCTGGTGGCGTCGAGCCTGACGCTCCACTACGGGCACGGCGCCCTCGAAGCCGGGAACCGCCGCGGCTTCCTCGCCGGTCTCGGGGTGACGACCCTCCTCGGCGTCGTCTTCCTCGGCGGACAGGCGCTGGAGTACTACGAGTTCGTCACCCACGAGCACTTCACGCTCGCGGGCGGGGCGTTCGCCACCGCCTTCTACGGGCTGACCGGCCTCCACGGTCTCCACGTCACCCTCGGCGTCGTCCTCCTCGGCATCACCCTCGGCCGGGCGCTCCGGGGGTCGTTCGGCCCGGAGCGCGACACCTCGATTCGCACCGTCTCGCTGTACTGGCACTTCGTCGACGTGGTGTGGATACTCCTCGTCGTGGTGCTGTACGTCGGGGCGGTCGTCGGGTAA
- a CDS encoding aminopeptidase, with protein MSNALREAAETAVGQCMALGPEESCAVVTDDERLPIGEILYEVASSVTDDAVLLRYPPGEQHGTEPPAPVAAAMADADVVLAPTTKSLSHTRARKRACDAGARAATLPGITEEVMIAGLDADYEAIARGCREVLAQVEGADEVRVTTPAGTDLTVEPGDREWLTDTGMVHDPGDFSNLPAGETFVSPETANGTYVVDGTMMPHGLLDEPLRFEVEDGYVTHISDDAVREQVDAGRADVGDAAANLAELGIGTNVGVTELVGSVLLDEKAAGTVHVAMGDDASIGGDTEAPLHLDGIIREPTVYADGSEVELPTVERT; from the coding sequence ATGTCGAACGCACTCCGCGAGGCCGCCGAGACGGCGGTCGGCCAGTGTATGGCGCTCGGTCCCGAGGAGTCCTGTGCCGTCGTCACCGACGACGAGCGGCTTCCCATCGGCGAAATCCTCTACGAGGTGGCGAGTTCGGTGACCGACGACGCCGTCCTCCTGCGGTACCCGCCGGGCGAGCAACACGGGACCGAACCCCCCGCGCCCGTCGCGGCGGCGATGGCCGACGCCGACGTGGTGCTCGCCCCGACGACGAAGAGCCTGAGTCACACTCGCGCACGCAAGCGAGCCTGCGACGCCGGCGCCCGTGCCGCCACCCTCCCCGGCATCACCGAGGAGGTGATGATCGCCGGCTTGGACGCCGACTACGAGGCCATCGCCCGGGGCTGTCGCGAGGTGCTCGCACAGGTCGAGGGCGCCGACGAGGTTCGGGTGACGACGCCCGCGGGCACGGATCTGACGGTCGAACCGGGTGACCGCGAGTGGCTCACCGACACCGGGATGGTCCACGACCCCGGCGACTTCTCCAACCTGCCCGCCGGCGAAACCTTCGTCAGCCCCGAGACGGCGAACGGCACCTACGTCGTCGACGGGACGATGATGCCCCACGGCCTCCTCGACGAACCGCTCCGGTTCGAGGTCGAAGACGGGTACGTCACCCACATCTCGGACGACGCGGTGCGCGAACAGGTCGACGCCGGTCGGGCGGACGTTGGCGACGCCGCCGCCAACCTCGCCGAACTCGGCATCGGGACGAACGTCGGCGTGACGGAACTCGTCGGCTCCGTGTTGCTGGACGAGAAGGCCGCGGGTACCGTCCACGTCGCCATGGGCGACGACGCGAGCATCGGCGGCGACACGGAGGCACCGCTCCACCTCGACGGGATCATTCGGGAGCCGACGGTGTACGCGGACGGGTCGGAAGTGGAGCTTCCGACGGTCGAACGGACGTAA
- a CDS encoding DUF6789 family protein has translation MNRALVEVGALGLLAASVLLLWLRLRRSAGPQSDGGYPTRERIRFELEHLRSQLGRWLTTTDHREVGILYIVFGTVAGLWGGVDAMMLRTELLTPPADIWTPETYNALFTTHGITMLIFFVLPVFFGVGNYFLPLLIGADDMAFPRVNALGFWLLPPALLLARAGLFVQVGGQLLSPVFPQETIRFFLTLREVSVGWTLYAPLSVQTANPQVDLLLIGLHLSGVATTLGAINFIVTILYERAEDVTWATLDIFSWNMLVTSGLVLFAFPLLGSAILMLLLDRNFGTTFFAVEGGGPILWQHLFWFWGHPEVYILFLPATGLLSTILPKFVGRRLFGYKFIVYSTLGLGVLSFAVWAHHMFTTGIDPGVRASFMANSIVIAVPSAIKVFNWLTTMWDGDIRTTAPFILAAGSIGTFIVGGVTGVFLAVIPVDILYHGTYYVVGHFHLIVVGIIPFMMIAASYYWYPLLTGRWYDRRLAQFQSVLLIFGSTVTFTTLLIIGGFGLPRRQAIYPPEYQFASQIATVGAYVIGLAALLWLYNVVASYWRGDPVQSTDPWDLKATGQFTREWQWFEDRMVEKYDLTPAQPASVRPAYDPEGEPAGALGGVGSVAETVSRNAGMAAAGGFVGTVLMSGGLGTAILIGVLDPASFGEIAELVGLPASPLIGAALFLVGGTVTWPLVFLAFQEYLPGRLLFETGLVFATLISTGFVVAFYTGQSGLALIGYVAFVVVAHWAYGLGLSVTFQYLRRRQRARREVG, from the coding sequence ATGAACCGGGCACTCGTCGAAGTGGGTGCGCTCGGGCTGCTCGCCGCCTCCGTCCTCCTCCTCTGGCTCCGGCTCCGCCGGAGCGCCGGCCCGCAGAGCGACGGGGGCTACCCGACCCGCGAGCGCATCCGCTTCGAACTGGAACACCTCCGGAGTCAACTCGGCCGGTGGCTCACGACGACCGACCACCGCGAGGTCGGTATCCTCTACATCGTCTTCGGCACCGTCGCGGGCCTGTGGGGCGGCGTCGACGCGATGATGCTCCGGACGGAACTGCTGACCCCGCCGGCCGACATCTGGACGCCGGAGACGTACAACGCCCTCTTCACCACCCACGGGATCACCATGCTGATTTTCTTCGTCCTGCCCGTCTTCTTCGGCGTCGGCAACTACTTTCTCCCCCTGCTCATCGGCGCCGACGACATGGCGTTCCCGCGGGTGAACGCCCTCGGCTTCTGGCTCCTGCCACCGGCGCTCCTGCTCGCCCGTGCCGGCCTGTTCGTACAGGTAGGCGGCCAACTCCTCAGTCCCGTCTTCCCGCAGGAGACGATTCGATTCTTCCTGACGCTCCGGGAGGTGAGCGTCGGGTGGACGCTGTATGCCCCCCTCTCCGTGCAGACGGCGAACCCACAGGTCGACCTCCTCCTGATCGGCCTGCATCTCTCCGGCGTCGCCACCACCCTCGGCGCCATCAACTTCATCGTCACCATCCTCTACGAACGCGCCGAGGACGTGACGTGGGCGACCCTCGACATCTTCTCGTGGAACATGCTCGTCACCAGCGGGCTGGTGCTCTTTGCCTTCCCCCTCCTCGGGAGCGCCATCCTGATGCTCCTGCTGGATCGGAACTTCGGGACGACGTTTTTCGCCGTCGAGGGCGGCGGCCCCATCCTGTGGCAACACCTGTTCTGGTTCTGGGGCCACCCCGAGGTGTACATCCTCTTCCTGCCCGCGACGGGGCTTCTGAGTACCATCCTCCCGAAGTTCGTCGGCCGTCGGCTGTTCGGCTACAAGTTCATCGTCTACTCGACGCTCGGGCTCGGCGTCCTCTCCTTTGCCGTCTGGGCGCATCACATGTTCACGACCGGCATCGACCCCGGCGTCCGGGCCTCGTTCATGGCCAACTCCATCGTCATCGCCGTCCCCAGCGCCATCAAGGTGTTCAACTGGCTGACGACGATGTGGGACGGCGACATCCGCACCACCGCGCCCTTCATCCTCGCGGCCGGGAGCATCGGCACCTTCATCGTCGGCGGCGTCACCGGCGTCTTCCTGGCCGTGATCCCCGTCGACATCCTCTATCACGGCACCTACTACGTCGTCGGTCACTTCCACCTGATCGTCGTCGGCATCATCCCCTTCATGATGATCGCCGCGAGCTACTACTGGTACCCCCTGTTGACGGGGCGGTGGTACGACCGCCGACTGGCGCAGTTCCAGTCCGTCCTGCTGATCTTCGGGTCGACGGTGACCTTTACCACCCTGCTGATCATCGGCGGCTTCGGCCTCCCGCGCCGACAGGCCATCTACCCACCGGAGTACCAGTTCGCCAGCCAGATCGCGACCGTCGGCGCCTACGTCATCGGCCTCGCGGCGCTCCTCTGGCTCTACAACGTGGTCGCGTCGTACTGGCGGGGCGACCCCGTACAGTCGACCGACCCGTGGGACCTCAAGGCCACCGGCCAGTTCACCCGCGAGTGGCAGTGGTTCGAGGACCGGATGGTCGAGAAGTACGACCTCACGCCCGCCCAGCCGGCGTCGGTCCGGCCCGCCTACGATCCCGAGGGCGAACCCGCCGGCGCGCTCGGCGGCGTCGGCTCCGTCGCGGAGACCGTCTCGCGCAACGCGGGGATGGCGGCCGCCGGCGGCTTCGTCGGCACCGTCCTGATGAGTGGCGGGCTGGGGACGGCCATCCTAATCGGCGTCCTCGATCCGGCGTCGTTCGGCGAAATCGCCGAACTCGTCGGCCTGCCCGCGAGCCCCCTGATCGGCGCCGCGCTCTTCCTCGTCGGCGGGACGGTGACCTGGCCGCTCGTCTTCCTCGCCTTCCAGGAGTATCTCCCGGGGCGACTGCTGTTCGAGACGGGACTGGTCTTCGCCACCCTCATCTCGACGGGCTTCGTCGTCGCCTTCTACACCGGACAGAGCGGGCTGGCGCTGATCGGCTACGTCGCGTTCGTCGTCGTCGCCCACTGGGCCTACGGGCTGGGGCTGTCCGTCACGTTCCAGTATCTCCGTCGCCGCCAGCGGGCGCGACGGGAGGTGGGATGA
- a CDS encoding HVO_0476 family zinc finger protein, protein MSHPGPDAGDRVALACPSCTPTATTVHEVLKPGGQVTVRCTDCGHVHKERYDPPREVDVDVVVSQGEESLTTTVDVPAEETVSRGEEFVVDTPEAIMQVRITAIELDGDQRVEEATVEDIETLWTRAVDNVRVNVTVHPNDGRRDESRSVTVSVPGDHEFVVGETAAFGDEEFEITGVQVRDDAPEYRFEKLDHEGDSVFAKDVKRVYGRDVTSAAWSAW, encoded by the coding sequence ATGAGCCATCCCGGACCCGACGCGGGCGACCGCGTCGCACTCGCCTGTCCCTCCTGTACTCCGACGGCGACGACCGTTCACGAGGTGCTGAAACCCGGCGGGCAGGTCACCGTCCGCTGTACCGACTGTGGTCACGTCCACAAGGAGCGCTACGATCCGCCCCGCGAGGTCGACGTCGACGTCGTCGTCTCGCAGGGCGAGGAGTCGTTGACGACGACCGTCGACGTGCCCGCCGAGGAGACGGTCTCCCGCGGCGAGGAGTTCGTCGTCGACACGCCCGAGGCGATCATGCAGGTGCGGATCACCGCCATCGAACTCGACGGCGATCAGCGTGTCGAGGAGGCCACCGTGGAAGATATCGAGACGCTCTGGACCCGCGCCGTCGACAACGTCCGCGTCAACGTGACCGTCCACCCGAACGACGGCCGGCGCGACGAGTCCCGGAGCGTCACGGTGTCGGTGCCCGGCGACCACGAGTTCGTCGTCGGCGAGACGGCCGCCTTCGGCGACGAGGAGTTCGAGATCACCGGCGTCCAGGTGCGCGACGACGCCCCGGAGTACCGCTTCGAGAAACTCGACCACGAGGGCGACAGCGTCTTCGCGAAGGACGTCAAGCGCGTCTACGGCCGCGACGTGACCTCGGCCGCGTGGTCGGCGTGGTAG
- a CDS encoding NAD(P)-binding protein, producing MRVRSSLRTRAEPTAGGPETRCYVLGGSHLGIAVARRLHAVGHDVTLVDADAHVDDLPTLRGDPRDVTVLADAGVTETATVVVATPDDGRNLLVAQLLRTRFGIPEAFVVVHSPERFDLVAAAGHEPICATTVLADAVVDGVRPRLGEVDG from the coding sequence ATGAGAGTACGTTCGTCCCTCCGTACGAGAGCGGAACCGACCGCCGGTGGCCCCGAGACGCGCTGTTACGTCCTCGGGGGGAGTCACCTCGGTATCGCGGTCGCTCGGCGGTTGCACGCCGTCGGCCACGACGTCACCCTCGTCGACGCCGACGCCCACGTCGACGACCTCCCGACGCTGCGTGGCGATCCGCGGGACGTGACCGTCCTGGCAGACGCCGGCGTGACGGAGACGGCAACCGTCGTCGTGGCGACGCCGGACGACGGTCGGAATCTGCTCGTCGCCCAGCTTCTCCGGACCCGATTCGGCATCCCAGAGGCCTTCGTCGTGGTTCACTCCCCGGAGCGGTTCGACCTCGTCGCCGCGGCGGGTCACGAACCGATCTGTGCGACGACGGTGCTGGCCGACGCCGTCGTGGACGGCGTCCGTCCCCGTCTCGGCGAGGTCGACGGATGA
- a CDS encoding diadenylate cyclase, translating to MGDLDRVLRKYATSQKLMDRIRYTAETLSMEFERWDEQHVSGPSLYFLVVADIDFAHYTDPLGGNRWPVERCRVVSESTESFTKVARDVAFSCDGAVVVTGDGTIQEQMVRVRSPGRGEIGDAGDLDYPDWMGTKHLSALETSTREGVLWAITLSEEDGRVTTFLDGSYQDYPRPEIGGRWRPER from the coding sequence ATGGGTGATCTCGACCGGGTGTTACGGAAGTACGCCACCAGTCAGAAGCTGATGGACCGGATCAGGTACACGGCCGAGACGCTCAGCATGGAGTTCGAGCGCTGGGACGAACAGCACGTGTCCGGGCCGAGCCTCTATTTTCTCGTCGTCGCGGACATCGACTTCGCCCACTACACGGACCCGCTGGGGGGGAATCGGTGGCCGGTCGAGCGGTGTCGGGTCGTCTCGGAGTCCACCGAATCGTTCACCAAGGTGGCCCGCGACGTGGCGTTCAGTTGCGACGGTGCCGTCGTGGTGACCGGCGACGGCACCATCCAGGAACAGATGGTTCGCGTTCGGAGCCCTGGCCGGGGCGAAATCGGTGATGCCGGCGATCTCGACTACCCCGACTGGATGGGGACGAAACACCTGAGCGCGCTGGAGACGTCGACCCGCGAGGGGGTGCTCTGGGCCATCACGTTGAGCGAGGAGGACGGCCGGGTGACGACGTTTCTCGACGGCTCGTATCAGGACTACCCCCGGCCGGAGATCGGGGGTCGGTGGCGGCCCGAGCGGTAG
- a CDS encoding protein-L-isoaspartate O-methyltransferase family protein, translating to MDPAVLREDMVDGLDHALGGLDEAVGVAMRTVPRHAFVEEQPYDNRTGDHAGTDVLAPRTVARLLEALAVDDGDETLVVGVGVGYTAALLAELVGERHVHAVDIARRLVLDARRNLGQAGYEGVLVDRRDGADGLPEYAPFDRVLVEASAVRPPRALLDQLAPDGRLVMPLGTPEGTLAAVEADDSPEGYAVVEEFGSMALAPLLVDGEQAGGVTRNRTEREDREFAEQGYFAPTGWEHEWIDWDDRLDGGRGHRRR from the coding sequence ATGGACCCCGCGGTACTGCGTGAAGACATGGTCGACGGCCTCGACCACGCCCTCGGCGGCCTCGACGAAGCCGTTGGCGTGGCGATGCGGACGGTCCCCCGCCACGCCTTCGTCGAGGAGCAGCCGTACGACAACCGCACCGGCGACCACGCCGGCACTGACGTCCTCGCGCCCCGAACCGTCGCCCGCCTGCTCGAAGCCCTCGCCGTCGACGACGGGGACGAGACGCTCGTCGTCGGCGTCGGCGTCGGCTACACGGCCGCCCTCCTCGCCGAACTCGTCGGCGAACGCCACGTCCACGCCGTCGACATCGCCCGCCGGCTCGTCCTCGACGCCCGTCGGAACCTCGGACAAGCCGGCTACGAGGGCGTCCTCGTCGACCGTCGTGACGGCGCGGACGGCCTCCCGGAGTACGCCCCGTTCGACCGGGTGCTCGTCGAGGCGTCGGCGGTGCGGCCGCCGCGTGCCCTGCTCGATCAACTCGCCCCCGACGGCAGACTCGTGATGCCGCTGGGGACGCCGGAGGGGACGCTCGCCGCCGTCGAAGCCGACGACTCCCCCGAGGGGTACGCGGTCGTCGAGGAGTTCGGTTCGATGGCGCTCGCACCGCTCCTCGTCGACGGCGAACAGGCCGGCGGCGTCACGCGCAACCGCACCGAGCGCGAGGACCGCGAGTTCGCCGAACAGGGCTACTTCGCCCCGACCGGCTGGGAACACGAGTGGATCGACTGGGACGACCGCCTCGACGGCGGGCGCGGCCATCGGCGACGGTGA
- a CDS encoding Lrp/AsnC family transcriptional regulator, translated as MKDGELDSVDRSILYYLQQDARHTSSSDIAEQLGLSSSTVRTRLNKLEESGIVRGYHVDIDYDLAGYPLYTKIICTAPVTERDTLANRARTVGGVTAVREIMTGKRNVYVNAIGKSHDDLNRIASELDDLGLEIVDEQIIRDEYVCPYHGFLDEDIE; from the coding sequence ATGAAAGACGGTGAGTTGGACTCCGTCGACAGATCGATCCTCTACTACCTCCAGCAGGACGCCCGGCACACGTCGTCGAGCGACATCGCGGAGCAACTCGGGCTGTCGTCGAGCACCGTCCGCACGCGCCTCAACAAACTCGAAGAGAGCGGCATCGTCCGGGGCTACCACGTCGACATCGACTACGATCTGGCGGGCTATCCGCTCTACACGAAGATCATCTGTACCGCGCCGGTGACCGAGCGGGACACGCTGGCGAACCGGGCACGGACGGTCGGCGGCGTCACCGCGGTCCGCGAAATCATGACCGGGAAACGGAACGTGTACGTCAACGCCATCGGGAAGAGCCACGACGACCTGAACCGGATCGCCAGCGAACTCGACGACCTCGGTCTCGAAATCGTGGACGAGCAGATCATCCGGGACGAGTACGTCTGTCCCTACCACGGGTTCCTCGACGAGGACATCGAGTAA